Below is a genomic region from Periplaneta americana isolate PAMFEO1 chromosome 7, P.americana_PAMFEO1_priV1, whole genome shotgun sequence.
CTGAGGATGAAACTCAGAGACCTTCAACTTCTAACAGTGTTAAGAAAAATCAAGTACAGGGGAGAATGACTGCAGTCATGAAGAAATTAAGGGTTCAATCACATGAAATAGGAGAAGACTGCAACTGTAAGTTAAAGTGTTTTGAGAAAGTAAGTGCTGAAGAAAGATCAAGTATTATAAGGCAATTTAATGATTTAGAAGATTGGAATCAACAGTCATTACATCTGACTGGCCTTATTACAATAATTCCAGTTTATCGAAGGCGATCAAGAAAGAATGAAGATGAAGCACAGTTTCGAGAGTGTAATTTTAACTACAGAGTGAGAGTGAAACGTGAGGACATTGTACATGAAATATCGATATGCAGAAAAGCGTTCATGGCAGTACATGGCATAACAAGGCGACGGTTAATGACACTTCAAAAATGTATGAAATCTGGTGTGTCCCCTCGTGATGGAAGGGGTCAGCATGGAAATAGACCATGGAAAATTAAGGAAGAAGTAGGAAAGGCAATCTATGATCATATTAATTCGTTTAAAGGTAGATCAAGTGATTACAGCAATGAaaagaccaagaaattgtatctcccagaagaactatcagtgaaaaagatgtatgaaatgttcaagaaaaaataccaaaatttagtaatttcatatgaaacatataGAACAGTTttcaacaccaaattcaatatagCGTTTGGATATCCAAGGAGTGATACATGCTCAGCCTGTGATAAGTACACAGCTGAGATGAAAGTGCTGAATGCAAGActgtctgaaaataatttagatggcGACATGAAGAAACAAGTTTTGGAAGAAATTAATAAGATCACCTATAACAACAAGATCCATAAACTCAaagctgaaacattttataccaGAAAGAGGAATGCTCGTTTAAGAAGTCGGAAGTCTGAAGAAACAGAAGCAATTTGCATGGCCTACCAAAAAAAGTTATGCTTACCGAACATTAGTACCAATGATGtctattacagaaggcaattatctgtttactctttcaatattcatcaactttcagatgaaacttcAGTGTTTTATACTTACACTGAAGATATTGGTAGAAAAGGAGCCAATGAAGTCGTatcctttttaaatcactttgtgacaGAAATAATGGACAAGAAAGTCAGACATCTTGAAATTTTTTGTGATTCATGTTCAGGCCAGAACAAGAATTATACTGTTCTGAGGTATCTTAATTATCTTGTGAATGAACTGAAACTTCTGGACACAGTGGAAGTAACTTTTCCCATTAGGGGACACTCGTATATGGAATGTGATAAAAATATGCGACTGATTAATACAAAAGCAGTAGCAGAAGTCCCAATGGATTGGGTGCGGATCGTGGTACAAGCTCGATGTAAACCTAAACCTTTTGATGTTGTGTTGGTCAATCAAGATATGATCGGAAGTTGGGAGTCATTTCTGCAGCAGAAATATTGGAGGAAATGTCCATTTCTTACAAGGCCCATCAGAGAGGCAATCATCACAAAAGAACACCCCCGCCTCATTCAACATCGAGATACGTATAATGGAGCTTGGATTTCATCGGTGTTGAGAGCTTCACTGCGAATTCGAGAGCAGCAATCTGAAGAATACCCATGTCCTGCTTACAGAGGTAAAATACAAATTatcttgaataatttattttatatctgctaataatttaaatatcgctAACATTATTTCTAATAACGAAACTTCTTTACAGGTCCTCTAGTAATATCGAAGGAAAAGTATCAGGACCTCCAGATTTTGAAGGAGTTTTGCGGACACGAAGCtagagtgttttacacaaaccttCCACACTAGGCTGAGATGTGCATTTTGAAACAAAAGTGATCATTATTACTAAGTACTGTGCATTTTGGGACGAAAgtgatcattattattaggccctGTGCATTTTGgaagaaaagttattattattattattattattattattattattattattattattattattattattattattattattatcacgacCTCCAGATTTTGAAGGAGTTTTGCGGACACGAAGCtagagtgttttacacaaaccttCCACACTAGGCTGAGATGTGCATTTTGAAACAAAAGTGATCATTATTACTAAGTACTGTGCATTTTGGGACGAAAgtgatcattattattaggccctGTGCATTTTGgaagaaaagttattattattattattattattattattattattattattattattattattattattaggtcctgTGCATTTTGGGACGAAAGTGATCATTATTATTAGGTCATGTGCATTTTGAAGCAAAAGTGATCATTATTACTAAGTACTGTGCATTTTCGGACGAAAGtaatcttcattattattaggcCCTGTGCATTTTGGAacaaaagtgattattattattattattattattattattattattattattattattattattaggccctgTGCATTTTGGAACGAAAGTGATCATTATTACTAAGTACTGTGCATTTTGGGACGAAAgtgatcattattattaggccctGTGCATTTTGGGACGAAAGTGATCATTATTACTAAGTACTGTGCATTTTGGGACGAAAGTGATCATTATTACTAAGTACTGTGCATTTTGGGACGAAAGTGATCATTATTACTAAGTACTGTGCATTTTGGGACGAAAgtgatcattattattaggccctGTGCATTTTGGAACGAAAGTGATCATTATTACTAAGTACTGTGCATTTTGGGACGAAAgtgatcattattattaggccctGTGCATTTTGGGACGAAAGTGATCATTATTACTAAGTACTGTGCATTTTGGGACGAAAGTGATCATTATTACTAAGTACTGTGCATTTTGGGACGAAAGTgatgttcattattattaggcCCTGTGCATTTTAGGACGAAAgtgatcattattattaggccctgtgcattttggaataaaagtgattattattattattattattattattattattattattattattattattattaggccctgTGCATTTTGGAACAAAagttttctttattattgttaGGCCCTAATTCCACTTCACTATAGGAAAagttaaaatagaaaagaaaaaaatgtttaacgtTATGTATCATTTAAATGTTTACCaatcccagtggtaaataaaacctaacctattcttcctcttctgcttagctgaaggtcacagtagTGTTCAAATTCTCCAAAAATGCGAAAATAAAAGttataatcatttcggccgtgcaaaaattcatattaataatataccgtcatgaagaataataatctcattgtaatgaaatatgaaaatttaccgttgtactttttttttaaacaaaagaacttcaataatagtcatgtttcaacagattttagtttaatttcaagaattggtaatgaaactaaaactgtaaaatatttggaaataaaacataacctatatattttcatctcccttgataaaattcacaatgtagttactataatacaggcattatgatttgatagaatcctatacttaattaacatcagttccaagataatgtgtacattttttaaagactcgtggaatccgagcccacccaataatttatcgtgttgtgagatttatttaacttaaggctcgtcaaatgtttgagcccacccactgtttttcaaaagttggcgtcactgctttcaatagtaccaaacatgttccgttctgaggaacaggcgttgtcataatgtattccaaagtgaaacgagtatttgtaaccgcaagtatttcgtactagctcagagcaacactgttattttggaacatagtgttccaaggtgctcttactttttggaacagttccaaacaaggaacggttccaaaataactgttacgttattttttccccacctctactgTACATCAGAAAGAAGAGATAGGCAGAAGCAgggttaaaccacagtctactataatatacagtcgcgaagctcaatatgtagtaaaaatgcaaacaggggtagttgcccaccactaggatcgctactatcgcctcatcatcgtagctctctcctagcagccgacaaaatatgttacactttcgttgtgttcttttggaaaaattaacaccttccttccattattgaaatattaaatgcataaagttaatttattattttaatgaagtatattaaattccaccataaactcgaagatacctgcaagaaataagttaatataatttttgtttgtgcaaaacgaactgaaatttactataatagcttcactcattcaagattatagcgataattaactatgaattgaaaccaataaataataatttgcatttctctttacaacaataatattggaaatatgaattaatggagtaacttacgtgtaccggtacttgtagtgtaggcttacgtagttaacaaagtgggatgaggttaagcaataataatcacaccagaattggaaataaaacgtgatcaatacattttattgtaacagactttttctacgtctctagtaaagcaacaaataaaaataacaacaaacttaacagctataattaaaaacatatcctttgaagaaaaaattaggcctaagcaataataatcccaccagaattgaaaataaaacgtgatcagtaaagttcattaaaacaaatttaatttttctacgtctttagtaaaataacacataaaaataataacaaaattaatagctacaattaaaaatatatcctctgaaaaaaaagtagacctaacctttatttctctggaaatttagcagcctaaatgacagaactttgaccggtatctaatgtcctttcggttagactgaaacatttcattgtgaaatttaaggatataatgtattctaacagtcacaaagaacttcaaattaacagttttgtttctgcacagcatgcttgtggaaacccaggaacctttctgaatctttcggaaatcggaaaaaggataactctggcctctttctcttattgttgctacaatttatagcactgcaaacgtctcctccttgtcccatattattattccaattattatattttagccattaacattttcattataaccaataacgaacatttcacaagcatcaatgtgaaatacgcaacgagctagcactcgatagaaatacgacacagtccaaagtcgaccatggatagtctattgtttctagttgctaaccgcttggagcgctttatcacgagatttgcaaaaaaacacctcaagcttcgcgactgtatatagtagactgtggttaaacttTAGATATTTGGCAGACTGGGGGAGTCAtagatgataagagaaatataaaggatataggatggaatgtaagcaaggtagtggtggtccgtatgcagaaatgtgagggaagcCATTACCTGAAAGACGTTTCatgacaataaatatgaatatgaatttataacgaagtctttgatatgaacgtgaacacctgcaacaatgctcagtttaatttttctgcctggcgataattcgaattaaatcgaacacctgcaacaatgctttgtAATTTGTTAACTATTCCCACTTAGTAAAAACCAGTCCTACGTAGTAAACAACAGAGTTCAGAATCGTGAGAATACATTAATCAGTTTCAGTATACAGCCAAAGTACGTGTAAGTAGGTGACAGTGCAACTATTTCATCAAAACTGCTTCATTTAgactttatcatggacaaatttttaattcgaaaaagacaatctgaattaAGGTGTGGGTTAGGTGACAGCAgttctaattcaaataatgtgagcgaaaattcccttcagggttcataAAAACGTACTgcatttcgtaaatatagtgatcaatacttgcaatatggttttacgtggcgtggagatgaatatacacaaaatcccgagtgtcttatatgctgaaatgttttgtcaaatcagtccatggtgccgaataaactaaaaatttattttgaactgCTGTTTTCAAATTTATACTTGTGTGAAACAGCATTTTTCTACTATGAAaattgcgaaatctaaaaatagaCTGTTGCATCtcgaagatgatttacgtgttgacCTGTCAACCATAAGatcacgtatagagaaactctgtgcaactcatcaagcgcagacttcacattaatttaaatactgtAAGTGAGTTTTAAAAAAcggtaataaaaatcttttattggACATCCAGTATAGATAGGTTGGTATTTTTGACACACAAGTACATTTGCTTTTTTTTCTAATCCCACTCAAATAActgcttttttttattattatttttagaattttcgattgcctgttaacatcgacctatctataACACTGAATGTCCGAAACTACATGTAAGTTGTTATCAGTGGTTTTGTTCTAGctgaacgcgctggaacggcttATACTGTGGAGGACTAGTAACTGTGTCCGTATGAGAGGGGTCTACCGCAACCGCGGGGAAGAGGGTAGGTACTAGAGGTTCGGGATGGGGGTGGCTTTGCTATGACATTGGCAGACAATTACCAGTTCTGAATATATATTGCGAGAGTGCAGTCAACTTGAGTTTACAgtattctttacattgttcaattcagaacttccttatacagtaattacagtaaAACTGTGTAATTCAGTGTAGTGCGTATATTTAGTATAGGattagtatagtgtagtgtagtgtagtgataAAATAGTATAGGATGTGTATAGCTATAGTATAGGAATAATAGTGCGAGATGATAGAGCAGTGATATTAGCAAGAACGATAGTCTTAAACACTTTCGTTTAGTATGGCTAGTAGAAAGGCAAACACAACTATTCATAGTGAAGCAAGAGAAATAATAGCTAACATCATAGAGAAGTGCGATGAGGAAAGAGTGCAAAAACATTTGAGGATTCccttaaataaatcaactgaaagAGCGGCCGAATACACTGGAGTGGGATATAGTACAATAAAGAAGATTAGGAAGGaacataagataagaaaagaaaacagtccgGACAGACTTCTGAAATCGCCTGGAAAGAAGAGACGAATAATGTCTCGTAATATACTGCATGTAGACGACTTCGACAAGTgtgttataagaaatacaatacaagactTTGATATTCAAGAAAAGAGAGTGCCAACAATACCTGAACTTTTGacggtaattaaagaaaaaatcaattttccttgGGGCAGAAAATCACTAAACAGAGTCGTGAAAAGCATGGGGTTTAGATGGAGGAAATGCCAGTCAGAACGAAAAATCTTGGTAGAAAGACCGGACATTATTGATTGGAGTGCAAACTATCTGCGTAAAATGAAGAAGTATCGAGAAGGACGTGAAATTGTGTACGTAGACGAGACGTGGGTCGATAGCAATCTAACTCACCGAAGATGTTGGCAAAGTTATGACGTAATGGGAGTTCAGGACAATATGAATTCGGGGAACAGACTGATCATACTACATGCCGGGGGCGCAAGTGGTTTTCTTGCCGGTGCAGAACTAATATACAAAGCTGGCTCTACAACAGGAGACTACCATGGGCAAATGAATAGCGGCAATTTTCAAAAGTGGGTAGTTAATCAACTTATGCCAAATCTTCAGCCAAATTCTGTTGTCGTTTTAGACAATGCACCATACCATTGTATTCAGGTTGATAAAGCGCCATCAACCTATGCCCTCAAAGGGGACATGATAGAGTGGCTGCGAAAGAAAGGAGTCGAGTGCAATGAGATAATGCGTAAGAACGACCTTTATAAACTGATTCTTCCACTGAAACCAAAGGAGAAGACGTATAGAATAAATAACATGTTGTCAGGTAGTGGACATGTTGTGATACGTCTTCCTCCATATATGTGTGatctaaatgccatcgaactcgcATGGTCGAAAATCAAGAGAATTGTAAGGGACACGAATGTTACAGGAGATTTGTCTTTAACAAAGCTGCGCGAAACTACGAAGAACGCAATACAGGAGGTAACACGACAAGATTGGGCAGGTTTCTGCCACCACGTCGCCAATTTAGAAGCAGAATACTGGGAAAAGGACGGAGTAGTTCCAGATGTAATTGACCAAATATCAATCAACTTGAACACTGATACTGATAGTGAAGCCGGGGGCAGCGATAGTGAAAATGGCAGTTCATCTTCTGAAGAATCCGCGTGAAACGCGACTCCGTTTGCATCCCACTGCAAGCCTGCGCGAAGACAAGGAAAGAGGAAATGTTTCTTGCACGCATAATAGTACGTTTACCAATAAGCTCAACTCCCCCCTCCCTCTTCGTTTCCCTCAGAAAACCTTTTCCTCACCAACAAGACCGCGGACACAGTTACCAGTCCTGTACAGTAACTTGAaagtcttaaggctggttcacaataaaccggaaacggtaaaattgttaaaatgtgtacatttaaatgtgagcattcacaattaacgaaaagcttgccagagcccgggatcgggaacggagagttggccaagattcaactttggcgttcatgtttccgatcacagcccactagaatcattctattgccatctaaaagctattttgtcgtcgtatattttgtagcaagaagaccgtgacataacttatgcattattttgttctgtgctgtgcatcatggagcaagttttatttgatgagattctaatattgagtgttgaggaaaatcctcacgtttactataagcggcgcgcctcgtataaagatgagaaaatgaaggagaatacgtggcttttaataactgcatctttgaacaccgatcggaagcgaatcatattttattactgtattggttgtattacacactacatattcatgcttcaattcaataactactgttgtgttcatttttgttctattacaaatgtttcttctgtaattattttacgttatggtagacttaaaataggttgtgataataaagatgcatgggcatatttatagcaccgtacctaatgaaatgtttcagttgaaatttcgaagttggttaacctgtgtttatgttggctgccttgtactcgtgagagaacgccat
It encodes:
- the LOC138703661 gene encoding uncharacterized protein; translated protein: MMSTSSEDETQRPSTSNSVKKNQVQGRMTAVMKKLRVQSHEIGEDCNCKLKCFEKVSAEERSSIIRQFNDLEDWNQQSLHLTGLITIIPVYRRRSRKNEDEAQFRECNFNYRVRVKREDIVHEISICRKAFMAVHGITRRRLMTLQKCMKSGVSPRDGRGQHGNRPWKIKEEVGKAIYDHINSFKGRSSDYSNEKTKKLYLPEELSVKKMYEMFKKKYQNLVISYETYRTVFNTKFNIAFGYPRSDTCSACDKYTAEMKVLNARLSENNLDGDMKKQVLEEINKITYNNKIHKLKAETFYTRKRNARLRSRKSEETEAICMAYQKKLCLPNISTNDVYYRRQLSVYSFNIHQLSDETSVFYTYTEDIGRKGANEVVSFLNHFVTEIMDKKVRHLEIFCDSCSGQNKNYTVLRYLNYLVNELKLLDTVEVTFPIRGHSYMECDKNMRLINTKAVAEVPMDWVRIVVQARCKPKPFDVVLVNQDMIGSWESFLQQKYWRKCPFLTRPIREAIITKEHPRLIQHRDTYNGAWISSVLRASLRIREQQSEEYPCPAYRGPLVISKEKYQDLQILKEFCGHEARVFYTNLPH